Proteins found in one Salvia splendens isolate huo1 chromosome 10, SspV2, whole genome shotgun sequence genomic segment:
- the LOC121752345 gene encoding AUGMIN subunit 8-like isoform X2, whose amino-acid sequence MDVYEPEQEQALQKQSPAERTRLPLVSANNKNGATPLSQTREVRSRYRSPLPSSPTKRCSSPITSRTSSTSTFSATAKKAVSAERNRPSRSSSPRSPSTPIQDTTAELLLASRKVAGCKIPESLWPSTMRSLNVSFQSDTFSGPISKKEKPASYMPDRTLRQSSNVAHRQAEAPGSRKPTPERKQTPLKGKNSSAQSENSKPVDSVYPRMVDQHRWPSTTAGKVPTALDDKKRPTPSLRKTSPTPSLRKTSLDRITVSTKSIDLADMRSKTSPSPRSETGTPSRRRLSPDSTAVLTRSKSVADKISKTSSLSRQETGSPSPRRLSLNGTAGPNRNIDVADKTSMPSSLSYGGTGAPSHRRLSLDVNAMLNRSIDIPDKKSKYSLSPHLERGTSSLKRLSPDGTAVQSRSIDLADKTSRTSSSFHPETITSSIRRPSLDGCPVPNRSIDLVGRTTKTSSSSHAERGTLSPRIVSLDGKSKPLVKPTNDLLVYHDESGIALVNGCLVDDCSPQIARPNSSSSSDKTKMSNAAAKHLVVPTLGLISTVSRWISPSRAKAVNSSRGSSPARIRPSSPTRKLQSAASVLSFITDIRHGKKAANHIEDVHNLRLLYNRLLQWRYANAQSDDALQSQRVKVERVMCSVWVEITSLWDSIMEKRIEIQKLKLKLKLYSVLDNQICGLNEWALIETDHISSLTLAIEDLQASTVLVPVIRGARGNIKTIKEAVCSAVDVMQAMGSSLCSVLLKGLLISYSHVNFLDVTKGPD is encoded by the exons ATGGATGTATATGAACCTGAGCAAGAGCAAGCGTTACAGAAGCAATCTCCTGCTGAGAGAACAAGACTACCACTGGTTTCAGCTAACAACAAGAATGGAGCCACGCCACTTTCCCAAACAAGAGAAGTTCGTTCGAGGTATAGGTCACCTTTACCATCTTCACCCACGAAACGCTGTTCTTCGCCAATCACCAGCAGGACATCATCAACCTCAACGTTTTCAGCAACAGCAAAGAAGGCTGTATCAGCTGAAAGAAATCGCCCCTCTCGATCATCATCACCTCGATCTCCATCAACCCCAATTCAGGATACAACTGCAGAATTGTTGTTGGCATCGAGAAAGGTAGCCGGCTGCAAGATACCAGAGTCCTTATGGCCTTCCACAATGCGGAGCCTAAATGTTTCTTTCCAGTCTGATACATTTTCTGGTCCTATTAGTAAGAAAGAAAAACCAGCTTCTTATATGCCTGATCGAACTCTGAGGCAATCGTCAAATGTTGCTCATAGACAGGCTGAAGCTCCAGGTTCAAGAAAGCCTACACCTGAAAGGAAGCAGACTCCACTTAAAGGTAAGAATTCTTCTGCTCAATCCGAGAATTCTAAACCTGTTGATAGTGTGTATCCACGTATGGTGGATCAACATCGATGGCCAAGCACAACAGCTGGGAAAGTACCCACTGCCCTGGATGATAAGAAAAGACCTACACCTTCTCTTAGGAAGACATCCCCTACACCTTCTCTTAGGAAGACATCCCTGGATAGGATCACTGTTTCAACCAAAAGTATCGACCTGGCTGATATGAGAAGCAAAACTTCACCTTCACCCCGTTCGGAAACAGGTACACCTTCCCGCAGGAGACTATCTCCAGATAGCACCGCCGTTCTTACTAGAAGTAAGAGCGTTGCTGATAAGATCAGCAAAACTTCATCTTTATCCCGTCAAGAAACAGGTTCACCTTCCCCCAGGAGACTCTCCCTGAATGGCACAGCTGGTCCTAATAGAAATATCGACGTGGCTGACAAGACAAGCATGCCCTCATCTCTATCCTATGGTGGAACAGGTGCACCTTCCCATAGGAGACTATCTCTGGATGTCAATGCTATGTTAAATAGAAGTATTGACATTCCAGATAAGAAAAGCAAATATTCATTGTCTCCCCATTTGGAAAGAGGTACATCTTCACTGAAGAGACTATCTCCTGATGGCACTGCTGTTCAGAGTAGAAGTATAGATCTAGCTGATAAGACAAGCAGAACTTCATCTTCGTTCCATCCAGAAACAATTACCTCTTCAATCAGGAGGCCATCTCTGGATGGATGCCCTGTTCCAAATCGAAGTATTGATTTGGTTGGTAGGACTACCAAAACTTCATCTTCATCCCATGCAGAAAGAGGTACACTTTCCCCCAGGATAGTATCTCTGGATGGGAAAAGTAAACCTTTGGTCAAACCTACCAATGATTTGTTAGTATATCATGATGAGAGTGGAATAGCATTGGTCAATGGGTGTTTAGTTGATGATTGTTCACCACAGATTGCAAGACCTAATTCTTCAAGTTCATCAGATAAAACAAAAATGTCAAATGCTGCCGCTAAACATCTGGTTGTTCCAACTCTTGGATTGATATCTACTGTGTCTAGATGGATCAGTCCCTCTCGAGCAAAGGCTGTCAATTCTTCGAGAGGATCCAGCCCTGCTCGGATAAGACCATCCAGCCCCACCAGAAAACTTCAAAGTGCAGCTTCAGTTCTTAGTTTCATTACAGATATCAGACATGGAAAGAAGGCTGCAAATCACATTGAAGATGTCCATAACTTGCGTCTTTTATACAATAGACTCTTGCAATGGAGATATGCAAATGCTCAGAGTGATGATGCATTGCAATCCCAGAGAGTAAAAGTAGAG AGAGTGATGTGCAGTGTGTGGGTGGAAATCACTTCTCTTTGGGACTCAATAATGGAGAAAAGGATTGAGATTCAGAAATTAAAGCTCAAGTTGAAGCTTTACTCAGTTTTGGACAATCAA ATCTGTGGTCTTAACGAGTGGGCATTAATTGAAACGGATCATATTAGCTCATTAACTTTGGCCATAGAGGATCTGCAAGCTAGCACAGTTCTCGTTCCAGTCATAAGAGGAGCAAGG GGTAATATTAAAACAATTAAGGAGGCTGTATGCTCTGCTGTTGATGTGATGCAGGCAATGGGGTCCTCCTTATGTTCCGTACTCTTGAAG GGGCTTCTCATATCATATTCACATGTCAATTTTCTGGATGTTACTAAGGGACCTGATTAG
- the LOC121752345 gene encoding AUGMIN subunit 8-like isoform X1 → MDVYEPEQEQALQKQSPAERTRLPLVSANNKNGATPLSQTREVRSRYRSPLPSSPTKRCSSPITSRTSSTSTFSATAKKAVSAERNRPSRSSSPRSPSTPIQDTTAELLLASRKVAGCKIPESLWPSTMRSLNVSFQSDTFSGPISKKEKPASYMPDRTLRQSSNVAHRQAEAPGSRKPTPERKQTPLKGKNSSAQSENSKPVDSVYPRMVDQHRWPSTTAGKVPTALDDKKRPTPSLRKTSPTPSLRKTSLDRITVSTKSIDLADMRSKTSPSPRSETGTPSRRRLSPDSTAVLTRSKSVADKISKTSSLSRQETGSPSPRRLSLNGTAGPNRNIDVADKTSMPSSLSYGGTGAPSHRRLSLDVNAMLNRSIDIPDKKSKYSLSPHLERGTSSLKRLSPDGTAVQSRSIDLADKTSRTSSSFHPETITSSIRRPSLDGCPVPNRSIDLVGRTTKTSSSSHAERGTLSPRIVSLDGKSKPLVKPTNDLLVYHDESGIALVNGCLVDDCSPQIARPNSSSSSDKTKMSNAAAKHLVVPTLGLISTVSRWISPSRAKAVNSSRGSSPARIRPSSPTRKLQSAASVLSFITDIRHGKKAANHIEDVHNLRLLYNRLLQWRYANAQSDDALQSQRVKVERVMCSVWVEITSLWDSIMEKRIEIQKLKLKLKLYSVLDNQICGLNEWALIETDHISSLTLAIEDLQASTVLVPVIRGARGNIKTIKEAVCSAVDVMQAMGSSLCSVLLKVDKMNCLVSELADVVIEGRAMFDEYESMLISIAELQVEEYSLRSHLLQMKQAWSNDEMTIYGY, encoded by the exons ATGGATGTATATGAACCTGAGCAAGAGCAAGCGTTACAGAAGCAATCTCCTGCTGAGAGAACAAGACTACCACTGGTTTCAGCTAACAACAAGAATGGAGCCACGCCACTTTCCCAAACAAGAGAAGTTCGTTCGAGGTATAGGTCACCTTTACCATCTTCACCCACGAAACGCTGTTCTTCGCCAATCACCAGCAGGACATCATCAACCTCAACGTTTTCAGCAACAGCAAAGAAGGCTGTATCAGCTGAAAGAAATCGCCCCTCTCGATCATCATCACCTCGATCTCCATCAACCCCAATTCAGGATACAACTGCAGAATTGTTGTTGGCATCGAGAAAGGTAGCCGGCTGCAAGATACCAGAGTCCTTATGGCCTTCCACAATGCGGAGCCTAAATGTTTCTTTCCAGTCTGATACATTTTCTGGTCCTATTAGTAAGAAAGAAAAACCAGCTTCTTATATGCCTGATCGAACTCTGAGGCAATCGTCAAATGTTGCTCATAGACAGGCTGAAGCTCCAGGTTCAAGAAAGCCTACACCTGAAAGGAAGCAGACTCCACTTAAAGGTAAGAATTCTTCTGCTCAATCCGAGAATTCTAAACCTGTTGATAGTGTGTATCCACGTATGGTGGATCAACATCGATGGCCAAGCACAACAGCTGGGAAAGTACCCACTGCCCTGGATGATAAGAAAAGACCTACACCTTCTCTTAGGAAGACATCCCCTACACCTTCTCTTAGGAAGACATCCCTGGATAGGATCACTGTTTCAACCAAAAGTATCGACCTGGCTGATATGAGAAGCAAAACTTCACCTTCACCCCGTTCGGAAACAGGTACACCTTCCCGCAGGAGACTATCTCCAGATAGCACCGCCGTTCTTACTAGAAGTAAGAGCGTTGCTGATAAGATCAGCAAAACTTCATCTTTATCCCGTCAAGAAACAGGTTCACCTTCCCCCAGGAGACTCTCCCTGAATGGCACAGCTGGTCCTAATAGAAATATCGACGTGGCTGACAAGACAAGCATGCCCTCATCTCTATCCTATGGTGGAACAGGTGCACCTTCCCATAGGAGACTATCTCTGGATGTCAATGCTATGTTAAATAGAAGTATTGACATTCCAGATAAGAAAAGCAAATATTCATTGTCTCCCCATTTGGAAAGAGGTACATCTTCACTGAAGAGACTATCTCCTGATGGCACTGCTGTTCAGAGTAGAAGTATAGATCTAGCTGATAAGACAAGCAGAACTTCATCTTCGTTCCATCCAGAAACAATTACCTCTTCAATCAGGAGGCCATCTCTGGATGGATGCCCTGTTCCAAATCGAAGTATTGATTTGGTTGGTAGGACTACCAAAACTTCATCTTCATCCCATGCAGAAAGAGGTACACTTTCCCCCAGGATAGTATCTCTGGATGGGAAAAGTAAACCTTTGGTCAAACCTACCAATGATTTGTTAGTATATCATGATGAGAGTGGAATAGCATTGGTCAATGGGTGTTTAGTTGATGATTGTTCACCACAGATTGCAAGACCTAATTCTTCAAGTTCATCAGATAAAACAAAAATGTCAAATGCTGCCGCTAAACATCTGGTTGTTCCAACTCTTGGATTGATATCTACTGTGTCTAGATGGATCAGTCCCTCTCGAGCAAAGGCTGTCAATTCTTCGAGAGGATCCAGCCCTGCTCGGATAAGACCATCCAGCCCCACCAGAAAACTTCAAAGTGCAGCTTCAGTTCTTAGTTTCATTACAGATATCAGACATGGAAAGAAGGCTGCAAATCACATTGAAGATGTCCATAACTTGCGTCTTTTATACAATAGACTCTTGCAATGGAGATATGCAAATGCTCAGAGTGATGATGCATTGCAATCCCAGAGAGTAAAAGTAGAG AGAGTGATGTGCAGTGTGTGGGTGGAAATCACTTCTCTTTGGGACTCAATAATGGAGAAAAGGATTGAGATTCAGAAATTAAAGCTCAAGTTGAAGCTTTACTCAGTTTTGGACAATCAA ATCTGTGGTCTTAACGAGTGGGCATTAATTGAAACGGATCATATTAGCTCATTAACTTTGGCCATAGAGGATCTGCAAGCTAGCACAGTTCTCGTTCCAGTCATAAGAGGAGCAAGG GGTAATATTAAAACAATTAAGGAGGCTGTATGCTCTGCTGTTGATGTGATGCAGGCAATGGGGTCCTCCTTATGTTCCGTACTCTTGAAG GTTGACAAGATGAACTGCTTGGTGTCTGAACTTGCTGATGTAGTAATAGAGGGAAGAGCTATGTTTGATGAATATGAATCAATGTTGATCTCCATCGCTGAATTGCAG GTGGAAGAATACAGCCTTAGGAGCCATCTACTACAGATGAAACAAGCTTGGAGCAACGATGAAATGACAATATATGGGTATTAA